Genomic DNA from Novipirellula galeiformis:
GTTGATCGTATTCGACTTGGATTTGCGAGACGACGAGCTCATGGGCACGGACGGAATCGACCCCGGCGTTCCAGATCGAAAGGGCGTCTTGTCGCAGACTTGGCATCGATTCTTGTCTCCCTAGGTCCATTGTTCTTAGATGACTGTTACAACTTGTAGACTATGACGCAACCAACTGAGAATCCCGACCGTGACGTTTTGGCTTCGGAATACTTCGATCTGATTCCGTTCCAACCGTATCCCGTCCAAGAAGAAGCCTTGCTGGCGTTTTTTACGAACGAGCAAGGAGTGCTGGTGTGTGCCCCCACCGGGACGGGGAAAACGCTGATCGCCGAGGCTGCGGTGTATGAAGCGTTGCGGACCGGCAAACGAATGTACTACACCACGCCGCTGATCGCACTGACGGACCAAAAATTGGTCGAGCTTCGCGAGTCGGCCGTCCGCTGGGGATTTTCTGCGGACCAAGTCGGTTTGGTGACCGGCAATCGGACCGCCAACCCCGACGCCCCCGTGTTGGTGGTCGTCGCTGAAATTTTGCTCAATCGGTTACTCAATCCTGAGTCGTTTGATTTTGACAATGTTTCGTCGGTCGTGATGGATGAATTTCATTACTTCAACGATCCCGAACGTGGCATTGTTTGGGAGTTGACGCTCGGATTGCTGCCGGCACATATCCGCACAATGCTATTGAGTGCGACGGTGGGCAACGCCCTCGATTTCACCTCGTGGTTGTATCGATCGCACCAACGGCGGTTGCAATTGGTCTCGGGAACCGAACGCAAAGTGCCACTACAATTCGAGTGGGTTGAAGACGACATTCTGGCCGACTTTGCCGAAAAAATCGCCGCCGGAGACGAGGTCACGCGACGGACACCGTCGCTGCTGTTCTGTTTCAGCCGCTCGCAATGCTGGACCACCGCGGAACTGTTGAAAGGCAAAAGTTTAATCGACAAGACACGCCAAGCCGAATTGGCGGACTATTTGAACGCAGCCGATATGAGCGAAGGTGCGGGGCCAAAGCTGAAGGCGATCCTGATGCGCGGCGTCGGTGTGCATCATGCGGGCGTGCTGCCGCGTTATCGGCGGATTGTTGAAGAGTTGTTCCAGCGGAAATTGTTGAGTTTTTGTGTGTGCACCGAAACGCTCGCCGCCGGCATCAATCTGCCCGCGCGAAGTGTGGTGTTACCCAGTTTGCTGAAAGGCCCGAAGGACAAAAAGAAACTGGTCGATCCCTCGTCGGCGCAACAGATCTTTGGGCGCGCCGGGCGGCCTCAGTTCGACGACCGCGGCTATGTCTTTTCGTTGGCCCACGAAGACGACGTCAAAATCAATCGTTGGCGAGAAAAGTACGATTCGATTCCTGAGGACACCAAAGATCCGGGATTGATGAAGGCCAAAAAACAGCTCAAGAAAAAAATGCCCAAGCGGCGGAGTGGCGAATCGTATTGGACGGCGTTGCAATTTGAACAGTTGCAGCAAGCGGCCGCCGCGAATCTGTCCAGCCGAGGACGATTACCGTGGCGATTGCTCGCTTACTTGTTGGGTGAGAACGCCGAAGTGCAACCGATTCGCGATTTGGTCGGACGTCGCTTGTTGCCGCCCAAAGGCATCGAAGAGGCTCAGCGCGATTTGAATCGGATGCTGATCACGTTGTGGACGGCCGGTTACATCGAACTTGATCCCAAGCCGCGAGCGGCTTCGCCCAAACTGATCAAGAAATCGAAAGACGATGAGCCGGCGGTCAAAGCGACCGAAGGTTTGTTTGGCAATTTGCTGGATCAAATGCGGAGCGATGACGAGACCCAAAAGGCGAACGAAGAAGAGGACAACCAAGATCCGGCTTTGATCGAAAGTCGTGGCTACGAGGTCGACGACTATCGACCGACGCTAGCGAAGCCGACCGACCGATTGGAACGCTTGGTGCATTTGAAAAGCATCAATCCGTTGTTTGGCGTTTACTTGGCCGACCAATTGGCGATCGCCGATCCGCAAGAACGAATCGCGGTGCTGGAAAGCGTTTTGGAGGTTCCTGGTTCGGTGGCTCGCTATGTGCGAATGCCTTCGTACGATGACATGCCCGCCGGCACGCTGGCAACGACGCGGTTGGATTCTCAATTGTTGACGATGGGGCTGGCGACGGCCGAGGAACTCGGGGCCAAGGGAGATGACGAAGAGGAAGAGGTGCGTGATCGCGGCTTCGGTCGTGTGATGTTTGACGAACCGCGGGTGTGGCCGTTGACGATTGGCGAAAAACTATTGCGGTTGTTTCGCGAAGAGTTTCCACGCGTGCACAACGTCAACGTACGTCCCGTTTGGATTGTCGGCGAGTTGCTCGAGTTTGGTGGCGATTTCAACAAGTACGTCACCGCGCGAAAGTTGCAAAAGGAAGAGGGGATCCTGTTTCGCCATTGTTTGCGGATGATTCTGTTGTTGGATGAGATGGCCAATGTTCCTCCGCTTGAATCGACCGTCGAGACCTGGGAAGATCCGCTCGACGATCTTGCGGATCTGTTGACCGAATCGTGTCGCAAGATCGACCCGCAGAGTACCGATGAAATTTTGTCGGACAGCAAAACACCGGTTGATGATTTGGTCGGACTCGGACGCCGCAACTCTTAGCGTCGTCATCGATTTGCCTTTCACGCTAGAGCTGCCGATGCCACTTCAATCGGCTCGGAAATTTATGGACTATCGATCAATTATGAACGGCCGGCGAAAAGGTCCGTTGGCCGCTGCGATGCGGGGTGGACTTTGGGTTGCCAGCCGAGCGTATGCCGTCGGCGTTTGGAAACGCAACCGTGGTTACGACGCCGGACAAGGGGTCGTGCAATGTGATGTGCCGGTAATCAGCGTGGGCAACTTGACCACCGGCGGAACCGGAAAGACACCGGTCGTTTGTTTCTTGGCAAAATGGTTTCGCAGCCAAGGCATCCGCGTAGGCATCGTCAGCCGCGGATATGGTCGCGGCGATGCCGATGCCAACGACGAGGCCCTTGAGCTGTATGCTCGGCTGCCGGATGTGCCTCACGTGCAAGATCCCGATCGTGTGGCCGCAGCAACGATCGCGGTCGACGAATTGGAAGTCCAACTGATTTTGATGGACGATGGGTTCCAGCACCGTCGCTTGCATCGCGATTTGGATTTGGTGGTGGTTGATGCGACGGAGCCGTTTGGGTTTGGGCATTTGTTGCCACGCGGTCTATTGCGAGAACCGATTTCGAGCCTCGCGCGTGCCGACCTCGTCATCCTCAGCCGCTGTGATGCCGTCGCTGAGGATCGGCTGCGGTCGATTGAGCAGCAAATCGAGCGGGCTAACGCAGGGCTAGCGGTCGTGCGAAGTGCACACGTCCCGACCGCGTTGTTGGAGTACCCCAGCCTAGAAGTTCCGATCGAGGCGTTAGAAGGGTGCAACATCGCCGTCGTCTCTGCGATCGGAAATCCCGATGCCTTTCGAGAAACGTTGGTGCGATGTGGAGCAACGATCGTCGACTCGCGTGATTTGCCTGATCACGATCCTTATGCTCCTGAGACCGTCGAGTCGTTGCGGACTTGGATTCGATCGTTGGGCGATTCGATTGCAATGGTCGTTTGCACTCACAAGGATCTAGTGAAGCTTTGCACCGATTCGCTTGGGGGCATTCGCTTAGCCGCATTGCTTGTCGAGCTCCGTTTGCAGCACCGCGATCAAGCTGATCTTGGCATAACGGAGGAGGACCCGAGGAGGAACCCGTTGACGGGGCTGCTTGAGAACATCGCGCAGCGGGTTCAACAAGACAGCGAAGGGGTCGAAGAGAAGGGATCTTGAACGTCTCTTCCGTGCGAAGAGACGTTCAGTTTGATCCGCAAAATCGAAGGAATCAATGCCTTCGCTTATTCAGTGGCAGGTGCTGCTTCTTCAGCTGCAGGGGTTTCAACAACCGCTGCTGGAGTTTCAGCAGCTGCAGTGGTGTTCGAATCAGCGGCATCTACTTCAACGGTTTCGTCGACGACGACTTCAGGTGGGGCAGGCGGCTTGCAGCCAACGGAGACAACCATCAATGCAGCAGCCAAAAAGGTGGGGACGATCATTCGGAGAGTGGGCACTGAAAAAATCCTCAGTCTAAGAAAGGGGGGAAAGCGTTCGCACGAAAAATACGGGATTCGCCATGCAATGGCTTTCGTGAGAACGCAAAGGCCGTCATCGACCTTTGTTCTTCTATAGTGGACTCAGTTTTCTTCAAATTTGAAGGGGATGAGCGCAATAATCCTCCAATTCCTCACTAAAAATCAGGGACTCGGGTCAGTTTTAACGGTGAGGCTGAATTCATTTACGGTGAAAATCCGATTCCCCAAGGGAGCCCTGCTCGGGTTCGTCCCCCCGTTTGAACCCTTGTTTTTGGTCGAAGCGATTCTTATGAATACTCGTCACCTGATTCCCCTTTCGCTCGCTATCGCCGCCATTTGGGGCGTGCTTTCCCAGCCGTCCTGGGCCCAGGAGGCTGAAACCCACGCGGAAGCCCAGGCCGAAGGTGAACACTCGTCACTCTTTGCGTCCACGGCGTCGCCCTCGGATTCCACCAGTCTCTCGCTGAGGCACGAGCGAACCCGGACGGCTGCGGAGATTCGGCAGGCTCGAGCACAGTATCGTTCCCAGCAGCGGATTGCTCGTATGGAGTACAATTTGTGGATCGGTCACGATCCGCTGCGACCAAATTGGAGTGCCACTCCAATGACCTCCAGCCGCTATGCGCCGCGACGCACTTATTACGTCCCTGTCTACGTTCATCACTAAGACGCCTCCGTTTTCTCCGAAAAACATCACCCGGCGCGTCCGCGACGGACCGCGTGAAGTCAGCATCGAGCGTCGTCCCCCCGCTAACGCTTCGATGCAGCAACGGCAGTGCGACGAAGTGCCACACATGCAGCGCATCTAAGTGATCGAATTTCTTTTCAGAATTCTCTTCAGTTTGCGCGAGGGATCGTCCGATGAGTGTATTGGGAGCGGAGTGACGATGTGCGGCACCGCCTGCGCCGAGATCTGTCGTGAAACTCGCTCCATCATTTTCTCTCCTGTTGATGCTCGTCACAGGACTGGGTTCGCTAGGCTGTTCGCTTGTACCGGATACTCGCCAGCGTGAATCGCTGCACAACCCGTTTCCACAGATGAAACGCGTCGCCGTGCTGCCGTTCTTTAACCAGAGCAATGAACCGACGCTCGACACGGGGTTGGTATCGGAAAGCTATTACGCGGCGTTGCAAGCGGTCCCTGGTTTTGAAGTCATGCCCATCGGCGTCACCCGAGCTCAGTGGCTGCAATATTCGGCAACTTACGGCGAGCCAACGACGGGGGCGGATTTCCAGCGGCTGGCCAAAAAGATGGGCGTAGAAGCGATTGTCGTCGGATCGGTCACCGATTTTCAGTCCTACTATCCGCCGCGGATGGCGATGACGGTTCACTGGTACGCGGCCAACGAAGGCTTCCATCCGGTCCCCGCTGGCTACGGATTGCCATGGGGAACCGACAAAGAAAAACAGATTCCGCGACGGATCGTTCGCGAAGCGGAATTTGAACTTGCCCGCAGCCAGCTGGAAACGCAATCGCCACTTGCCTCGGATGAGCCCGCTGCGGTTGCCGGGAACAAGCTGCACCGTGTCTCTGGGGAGCTGCCCATGGACGTGAACCAACTTCGTCCGCCAACAACGACGGAGCTCGGTTTGCCGCCGGACACGTACGCCGATGTCGGACCGCCAGGATTGGGCGAGGATCAATATGTAGAGAGTCAAAGCGGAGGACCGTCGTTGGCCGACGAGGTCGGATTGGGAGTGTTCCGCGACGCATCGCCGGAGGCCCCGCTACCGCAGAATTGGCCGGACCCGACGGACTTGATTCCCGATCCCCCCTCCCCTGTGCGGCCGACGACCTTGGTCAATCATGATCCCGTGCTCTCCCACACACGGATCTACCGAGGAGATGACTCTTATTTCACAAATCGACTCGCTGACTACGTTGAAACGGGCGATGATGCGCGTTCGGGAGGATGGCAGGGTTATTTAAAACGTAGCGATGATTTCATTCGTTTCTGTTGTCACGTCCACATATCCGAAATGCTCGAATCCCGGGGTGGAAGTGACACAAGGGACCTCATCTTGCGGTGGCCGCTCAGCCGATACTGAAGTCCAGGTAAGCCGGGTAAACCCGGCTGTTTGGCAACAGCGTTGTGACTAGCAAATGGACACTTGCATCAAATGGATCAGGAAATCAATGTTTTAGCGCTGGTCAAGGGCGAAGAGCGGTTCATCTTCTTGTTCGATGATGTCAACCGTGATGAGACGCTGCGTCAATTAGCGCGTTTCGCTGCCGACCCGGACCTCGAGTTTTCATGGTATGACGCGGCGATGCTGAGCCGCAAAATCCGTGATGCCGTGCCAACCGAAGATGACATGCTGGCTAGCGAAGAGTTTGACAGTTTGTCGATCGACGACTTCCACTAAGTCGCCGTCAACCGAGTCAAGCGTGATCATCCCTCGCGGACGCGTTGTGAAGTTGCGGACGCGTTGTGAAGTTGCGCCATTGCTGTTTTTTCCAGCAAATCATCACCCGAAGCGTAATCGAGGGACTGAACCAAGATCGATTTTCCCTCGCTTACGCTTTGGGTTGTGAAAACTCGCACCGTTCAAAACTAACGCCTCCGGTGAAGATGCATCCAGCGGACGCTGGCACGTTGCGGCTGGTGAAATCAACACACCACCAGTCGATTGGCTACGGCGTGTAAAGACGTTCGAAATACGCCGGACGGTTCCACGCCGTCCCGCAAAAATAGGCAGCACGACAGACCGCCAAATGTCACTGCGACTTTCGCTA
This window encodes:
- a CDS encoding DEAD/DEAH box helicase, with the protein product MTQPTENPDRDVLASEYFDLIPFQPYPVQEEALLAFFTNEQGVLVCAPTGTGKTLIAEAAVYEALRTGKRMYYTTPLIALTDQKLVELRESAVRWGFSADQVGLVTGNRTANPDAPVLVVVAEILLNRLLNPESFDFDNVSSVVMDEFHYFNDPERGIVWELTLGLLPAHIRTMLLSATVGNALDFTSWLYRSHQRRLQLVSGTERKVPLQFEWVEDDILADFAEKIAAGDEVTRRTPSLLFCFSRSQCWTTAELLKGKSLIDKTRQAELADYLNAADMSEGAGPKLKAILMRGVGVHHAGVLPRYRRIVEELFQRKLLSFCVCTETLAAGINLPARSVVLPSLLKGPKDKKKLVDPSSAQQIFGRAGRPQFDDRGYVFSLAHEDDVKINRWREKYDSIPEDTKDPGLMKAKKQLKKKMPKRRSGESYWTALQFEQLQQAAAANLSSRGRLPWRLLAYLLGENAEVQPIRDLVGRRLLPPKGIEEAQRDLNRMLITLWTAGYIELDPKPRAASPKLIKKSKDDEPAVKATEGLFGNLLDQMRSDDETQKANEEEDNQDPALIESRGYEVDDYRPTLAKPTDRLERLVHLKSINPLFGVYLADQLAIADPQERIAVLESVLEVPGSVARYVRMPSYDDMPAGTLATTRLDSQLLTMGLATAEELGAKGDDEEEEVRDRGFGRVMFDEPRVWPLTIGEKLLRLFREEFPRVHNVNVRPVWIVGELLEFGGDFNKYVTARKLQKEEGILFRHCLRMILLLDEMANVPPLESTVETWEDPLDDLADLLTESCRKIDPQSTDEILSDSKTPVDDLVGLGRRNS
- the lpxK gene encoding tetraacyldisaccharide 4'-kinase; translation: MNGRRKGPLAAAMRGGLWVASRAYAVGVWKRNRGYDAGQGVVQCDVPVISVGNLTTGGTGKTPVVCFLAKWFRSQGIRVGIVSRGYGRGDADANDEALELYARLPDVPHVQDPDRVAAATIAVDELEVQLILMDDGFQHRRLHRDLDLVVVDATEPFGFGHLLPRGLLREPISSLARADLVILSRCDAVAEDRLRSIEQQIERANAGLAVVRSAHVPTALLEYPSLEVPIEALEGCNIAVVSAIGNPDAFRETLVRCGATIVDSRDLPDHDPYAPETVESLRTWIRSLGDSIAMVVCTHKDLVKLCTDSLGGIRLAALLVELRLQHRDQADLGITEEDPRRNPLTGLLENIAQRVQQDSEGVEEKGS